A window of Desulfonauticus submarinus contains these coding sequences:
- a CDS encoding PEP/pyruvate-binding domain-containing protein: MGKKTLEGAQKKQTKKGGKVKVSEKSSLSIKVSHSELEKLKQKLVLTGQEIKAIGVEAELLVGGKNYNTAIISTIENVRAPQFRAISSVAFHKVLDETKVNASLVRNIVDKEYDAIDWNDSEVNKDPEFLRNFVRRLARKIKEDGRRGKSQVKLRTFINNVVEGFATSPEGIDQLRKRSVMVQVAILSVDLPKDVEEGVRQAYRDICKEAGEENVPVAVRSSAAGEDSRKKAFAGLQDTYLNIVGENEVVQAYHWDCASAYNLRSMTYRREAILDALAKAEKTGNESIAIEAKKEWAIENTSLSVCIMRMINPVVSGTAFSADTATGCRGTDRKDLVSIDASYGLGEAVVSGMVTPDKFYVFQRDDGEEVVIRFMGFKDKKIVYDEEGSGTKVVKVPEDIACRWALSLAQAEMVAKGVRAISKAYGGMIMDTEFCIDEYDRLWFVQARPETRWNEELEKHPHTIFMRRLEVDPSALSEVEVILEGNGASRGAGQGTVKFLRSALELNKISKGDVLAAERTDPDMVPGMRIASAILADAGGDTSHAAITSRELGIPAIIGIQKLEVLRSLDGQEVTVDASRGKVYRGLVPLVEVGGEIDTSKLPTTKTKVGLILADVGQAMFLSRLRDVPDFEVGLLRAEFMLGNIGVHPLALEAYDKGTLLPIVERKLAELENGLVKIIKEQLSSGVVTLDLKLRKYVGIITGLKQKVKELTEIEGSKGTEEVLAIHRQIREFDHKWDQYLDKATKYLELLKTSVDLKEHIAAILGYKEELASLIGKDPETVQRRQEIEDKINVVYHRVKDEPYVQEVLTKIKEMRDKVALNTGYKQQMDEVRELPQKIRNILRAKGYRSGKELYVQTLAQGLGLFAMAFYGKPIIYRTTDYKSNEYRNLVGGSLFEEHEDNPMLGYRGVSRGIHDWELEAFKLARGAYGGKNLHLMLPFVRTLEEARSMKRYLSDVHQLRSGEDGLKLVLMSEIPSNAILAKNFIQEFDGFSIGSNDMTQLVLGTDRDNARLRHIYDEEDPAVVWAILVTIFTGQKYGKKVGFCGQGVSNSKIIRGLVCIAGIVSASVVPDTYAQTKFDIAEVERENIPLRELGKWLKTQHLTRLQDLLKQENYEHIAKKCSSAKDLMDWYEGELARLHEQVHSNLGTEKEEFYRQELDKFRKTFHKPVIYANWDWDKTVLDALHQAGFNSFEEQEKALEEQRKHVW, encoded by the coding sequence ATGGGAAAGAAAACTTTAGAGGGTGCGCAAAAGAAGCAGACCAAAAAAGGGGGAAAGGTAAAGGTGTCAGAAAAATCTTCCTTAAGTATAAAAGTTTCACATTCTGAATTAGAAAAACTTAAACAAAAATTAGTTTTAACTGGTCAAGAGATTAAAGCCATAGGTGTAGAAGCAGAGCTTTTAGTGGGTGGAAAGAATTATAATACGGCTATTATTAGTACAATAGAAAATGTTCGCGCCCCTCAGTTTAGGGCTATTTCCTCTGTAGCTTTCCATAAAGTTCTTGATGAGACAAAAGTAAATGCTTCTTTGGTTCGTAATATTGTGGATAAAGAATACGATGCAATAGATTGGAATGATAGTGAAGTTAATAAAGATCCTGAATTTTTGAGAAATTTTGTTCGTAGGCTTGCTAGAAAGATTAAAGAGGATGGCAGAAGGGGTAAGTCTCAGGTAAAGTTAAGGACATTTATTAATAATGTAGTAGAGGGTTTTGCTACTTCTCCAGAAGGCATAGACCAATTACGTAAGCGCTCAGTGATGGTACAAGTTGCTATTTTATCTGTGGATTTGCCCAAAGATGTGGAAGAAGGTGTTCGTCAAGCGTATCGAGATATTTGTAAAGAAGCAGGAGAAGAAAATGTTCCTGTAGCTGTTCGTTCTTCTGCTGCTGGAGAAGATAGTAGAAAGAAAGCCTTTGCAGGATTACAAGATACATATTTAAATATTGTAGGAGAAAATGAAGTAGTTCAGGCATATCATTGGGATTGTGCTTCAGCTTATAATCTGAGAAGTATGACTTATAGAAGAGAGGCAATTCTAGATGCTTTGGCTAAAGCTGAAAAAACAGGAAATGAAAGTATTGCTATTGAGGCCAAGAAAGAATGGGCGATAGAAAATACATCTCTTTCTGTTTGTATAATGAGAATGATAAACCCTGTAGTATCTGGAACAGCTTTTAGTGCAGATACTGCTACAGGATGTAGAGGAACAGACAGAAAGGATTTAGTATCTATTGATGCTAGTTATGGTTTAGGAGAAGCAGTTGTTAGTGGCATGGTGACTCCTGATAAATTTTATGTTTTTCAGCGAGATGATGGAGAAGAAGTTGTAATTCGTTTTATGGGATTTAAGGATAAAAAAATTGTCTATGATGAGGAAGGAAGTGGGACAAAAGTAGTAAAGGTCCCTGAAGACATAGCATGTCGATGGGCTTTGTCTTTAGCTCAAGCAGAGATGGTTGCCAAAGGTGTGCGGGCTATAAGCAAAGCATACGGTGGCATGATTATGGATACAGAGTTTTGTATAGATGAATATGATAGATTGTGGTTTGTTCAGGCTAGGCCAGAAACTAGGTGGAATGAAGAGTTAGAGAAACATCCTCATACTATTTTTATGCGAAGGTTAGAAGTAGATCCTTCTGCTTTAAGTGAAGTAGAAGTAATTTTAGAAGGAAATGGAGCTTCAAGAGGGGCAGGACAGGGTACAGTAAAGTTTTTGCGTTCAGCTTTGGAGTTAAATAAAATTTCAAAAGGAGACGTATTGGCAGCTGAACGAACAGATCCTGATATGGTGCCAGGTATGAGGATTGCTTCTGCAATTTTAGCTGATGCAGGTGGAGACACCAGTCATGCTGCAATTACTTCTAGAGAATTAGGTATTCCTGCAATTATTGGTATTCAAAAATTAGAAGTTTTGCGTTCATTAGATGGACAAGAGGTAACTGTAGATGCTTCTAGGGGTAAAGTATATAGAGGACTTGTTCCTTTAGTTGAAGTTGGGGGAGAAATAGATACTAGCAAACTTCCAACAACCAAGACGAAGGTAGGACTTATTTTAGCAGATGTAGGACAAGCAATGTTTTTATCTCGTTTAAGAGATGTTCCTGATTTTGAAGTTGGTTTGCTTAGGGCTGAATTTATGTTGGGTAATATAGGCGTTCATCCTTTAGCTTTGGAGGCGTATGATAAAGGCACGTTATTGCCAATTGTAGAGAGAAAGTTGGCAGAATTGGAAAATGGATTAGTTAAAATTATTAAAGAACAACTTTCATCTGGAGTAGTGACCTTAGATTTAAAACTCAGAAAGTATGTAGGAATAATTACTGGATTAAAACAAAAGGTTAAAGAACTTACGGAAATAGAGGGAAGTAAAGGAACAGAAGAAGTTTTAGCAATTCATAGACAAATTCGAGAGTTTGATCACAAGTGGGATCAATATTTGGACAAGGCTACTAAGTATCTAGAGCTTCTTAAAACATCTGTGGATTTAAAGGAACATATTGCTGCGATTTTAGGTTATAAAGAAGAGTTAGCTTCTTTAATAGGAAAAGATCCTGAGACTGTTCAAAGAAGGCAAGAAATAGAAGATAAAATAAATGTAGTTTATCATAGAGTAAAAGATGAGCCCTATGTACAAGAAGTTTTGACGAAGATTAAAGAAATGCGTGATAAAGTGGCTTTAAATACAGGTTATAAACAACAAATGGATGAAGTAAGAGAGCTTCCCCAAAAAATTAGAAATATTTTAAGAGCAAAGGGATATAGAAGTGGGAAGGAATTGTATGTACAAACTTTGGCTCAAGGTTTAGGTCTTTTTGCTATGGCTTTTTATGGCAAGCCTATTATTTATCGGACTACAGATTATAAAAGTAATGAATATAGAAATCTTGTGGGCGGAAGTTTATTTGAGGAACACGAAGATAATCCAATGCTTGGCTATCGAGGTGTATCCAGAGGTATTCATGATTGGGAGTTAGAAGCCTTTAAATTGGCAAGAGGAGCGTATGGAGGAAAAAATTTACACCTCATGCTTCCATTTGTAAGAACTTTAGAAGAAGCCAGAAGTATGAAAAGATATCTTTCAGATGTTCATCAATTGCGTTCAGGTGAAGATGGGTTGAAATTGGTTTTGATGTCAGAAATTCCTAGTAATGCTATTTTGGCAAAGAATTTTATTCAAGAGTTTGATGGGTTTTCAATTGGTTCTAATGATATGACTCAATTAGTTTTAGGTACAGATAGAGATAATGCGAGATTAAGACATATCTATGATGAAGAAGATCCTGCAGTCGTATGGGCTATTTTAGTGACTATTTTTACCGGACAAAAATATGGGAAAAAAGTAGGTTTTTGTGGTCAAGGAGTATCTAATAGTAAAATTATTAGAGGCTTGGTGTGTATTGCTGGAATTGTATCTGCCTCAGTGGTCCCAGATACTTATGCTCAGACTAAATTTGATATTGCAGAGGTTGAGAGAGAAAATATTCCTCTACGTGAACTTGGAAAATGGCTTAAGACTCAACACTTAACACGACTTCAAGATTTATTAAAACAAGAGAATTATGAACATATAGCTAAAAAATGTTCCTCAGCTAAAGATTTAATGGATTGGTATGAAGGTGAGTTAGCTAGGTTACACGAGCAAGTACATTCTAATTTGGGAACAGAAAAAGAAGAATTCTATCGTCAAGAGCTAGATAAATTTAGAAAAACTTTTCATAAGCCTGTGATTTATGCGAATTGGGATTGGGATAAAACTGTTTTAGATGCATTACATCAAGCGGGATTTAACTCATTTGAAGAACAAGAAAAAGCATTAGAAGAACAAAGAAAGCATGTATGGTAA
- the speD gene encoding adenosylmethionine decarboxylase gives MKNKICGLHLVLELKGCPFSILDNEEIIKQAIKQASQQSMSTLLSLTSHKFHPMGVTALGLLAESHISIHTWPELGYAAVDVFTCGEFSDPQKACEFLVEFLQAEDYDLITLPRGNKVKKEKIYNKLHEEYEPCQVAN, from the coding sequence TTGAAAAACAAGATCTGTGGACTTCATCTTGTCCTTGAGCTAAAAGGCTGTCCATTTTCTATTTTGGACAACGAAGAAATCATCAAACAAGCTATCAAACAAGCCTCTCAACAATCTATGTCAACCCTTTTAAGTCTCACTAGCCATAAATTTCATCCTATGGGAGTAACTGCTTTAGGTTTATTAGCAGAATCCCATATTTCTATCCACACTTGGCCAGAATTGGGATACGCTGCGGTTGATGTCTTCACCTGTGGGGAATTTTCAGATCCTCAAAAAGCATGTGAATTTTTAGTAGAATTTCTTCAAGCTGAAGACTATGACCTCATTACTTTGCCTAGGGGGAATAAAGTGAAGAAAGAAAAAATTTACAACAAGTTACATGAGGAATACGAACCATGTCAGGTTGCCAACTAA
- a CDS encoding ABC transporter permease: MNDIYFILALTLKSIPAVFLASLGEIITEKGGILNLGLEGIMLVSALAGFVLTYYTHSLIIGFTGAMIVGSSMSLIHAFFSIHLSANQVLSGLAITILGEGLSSFLGRPFIGLQTISLPCFTELEHYPFGIILKELNWIVVASFILLFIVNFILYHTPLGLNLKAIGEDPKVSNVAGLNVFKYRYIATIIGGALTGLGGSYLSLAYTPGWKEGISGGQGWIAIAMVVFSGLKPFRAFVGAFLFGSFMALQFYFQAIGKEIVPVYILKMLPFILPLIILILIKNKYKSELNFPKSLGLPYLKE; encoded by the coding sequence ATGAATGATATTTATTTTATCTTAGCACTAACTCTAAAATCAATACCAGCAGTATTTTTAGCTTCTTTAGGAGAAATAATCACTGAAAAAGGTGGCATCTTAAACCTTGGATTAGAAGGAATAATGCTTGTATCTGCTCTCGCAGGATTTGTATTAACTTATTATACTCACAGTTTAATTATAGGATTTACAGGAGCAATGATAGTAGGAAGCAGTATGTCCTTAATCCATGCTTTTTTTTCTATCCATCTAAGCGCTAACCAAGTTCTTTCTGGACTGGCAATTACTATTTTAGGAGAAGGACTTAGTAGTTTCCTAGGACGACCTTTTATTGGATTGCAAACAATTTCTCTACCTTGCTTTACAGAACTTGAGCATTATCCTTTTGGAATCATTTTAAAAGAACTAAACTGGATAGTTGTTGCAAGTTTTATTTTACTTTTTATTGTCAATTTTATTCTTTATCATACTCCTCTAGGTTTAAACCTTAAAGCTATTGGCGAAGATCCCAAAGTTAGTAATGTAGCAGGCCTTAATGTGTTTAAGTATAGATATATAGCAACCATTATAGGTGGAGCATTAACTGGACTTGGAGGTTCTTACCTATCTCTAGCCTATACTCCAGGTTGGAAAGAAGGCATAAGTGGTGGGCAAGGTTGGATTGCTATTGCTATGGTAGTATTTTCAGGACTAAAACCATTTAGAGCCTTTGTGGGAGCATTTTTATTTGGATCTTTTATGGCTTTACAATTTTACTTCCAAGCCATTGGCAAAGAAATTGTTCCTGTTTATATTCTTAAAATGCTTCCCTTTATTTTACCTCTTATTATTTTAATATTAATAAAAAACAAATATAAATCCGAACTAAATTTCCCCAAAAGTCTAGGGCTTCCTTATTTAAAAGAATAA
- a CDS encoding ABC transporter permease: protein MLILKKRNLSLKQKIFLFLILMSLPFLILAIIFTLLHLNPWKIYSGILQNSLGDFYSFSEVLVKSTPLILTGLSVLIAAKAGLWNIGAEGQLIMGGTCSAICALTVVKYIPIYMHLPIVILAGFIGGFIWAYIPIFLKIKWEISEIISSLLLNYVALIFMEHLYFGPLRDPMGFGFPGTAILPVSTWLPRFFQTRISLNLFIGLGLCFLGYLFFQKTPLGYKIKVCGLNPNAATYAHFPQKKLLLIAFLISGGIAGLAGMGEVLGLHRRLQQGLSIGYGYDGILIAFLAQKNPLLVPILSVLLSIIKVGAEGIQTNLHIPASFTLILEGFMLLSFLGALTLSNYKLKWIKKNE from the coding sequence ATGTTAATCTTAAAAAAACGTAATCTCTCCTTGAAACAAAAAATTTTTCTTTTTTTAATTTTAATGTCTTTACCCTTTCTTATTCTAGCGATTATCTTCACTCTTTTGCATTTAAATCCCTGGAAAATATATTCAGGTATTTTGCAAAATAGTTTAGGCGACTTTTATTCCTTCTCAGAAGTATTAGTTAAATCAACTCCTTTAATACTTACGGGTCTAAGTGTTTTAATCGCTGCTAAGGCAGGACTATGGAATATTGGAGCAGAAGGTCAGCTTATTATGGGAGGAACCTGCTCAGCTATTTGTGCACTTACTGTGGTTAAGTATATTCCCATCTATATGCATTTGCCCATAGTAATATTAGCAGGTTTTATAGGTGGATTTATTTGGGCATATATTCCCATATTTTTAAAAATAAAATGGGAAATAAGTGAAATTATTTCTTCACTACTTCTAAATTATGTAGCTCTTATCTTTATGGAACACCTATATTTTGGACCATTGAGAGATCCTATGGGGTTTGGATTTCCTGGTACAGCTATTCTACCAGTAAGCACATGGCTACCTAGATTTTTCCAAACTAGAATTAGTTTAAATCTATTTATTGGATTAGGACTATGCTTTTTAGGTTATCTTTTCTTCCAAAAAACACCTCTTGGGTATAAAATTAAGGTATGTGGACTAAATCCTAATGCTGCCACATACGCACATTTTCCTCAAAAAAAATTACTACTAATTGCTTTTTTAATAAGTGGAGGCATTGCAGGATTAGCTGGGATGGGAGAAGTTTTAGGTCTCCATAGAAGACTTCAACAAGGCTTAAGTATTGGATATGGATATGATGGTATTCTTATTGCCTTTTTAGCACAAAAAAATCCTCTTCTAGTTCCTATTTTAAGTGTTCTACTCAGTATAATAAAAGTAGGTGCTGAAGGTATTCAAACTAACCTACACATACCAGCATCTTTCACCCTAATTTTAGAAGGATTTATGCTTTTATCTTTCTTAGGTGCACTAACTCTTAGCAATTATAAATTAAAATGGATCAAAAAAAATGAATGA
- a CDS encoding ABC transporter ATP-binding protein, producing the protein MSNSIILTLKNINKSFGDFKALKNVSLNIKQKQIHAILGENGAGKSTLMSIISGNILPDSGEILIKNKKILFTNPAHAQKYGIGMVHQKFMLIENFTVWQNIALGTLENNFVWNKKQIITRINSILCQFNLNINPEERIHNLSMGQKQQVEILKLLYKNSKILIFDEPTSVLTPQEIKPFFKILLSLRQNGHTILFISHKLEEVLEIADTITVMQKGKIVSTTPKTKIKSKLELASLMIGKEFNIINNFDTHKTKNISKKSILQLNNIQVNQNGQVLLKNINLKLKQGEIFVLLGISGNGQEVLAKVLGGLQEFKGEIIFDKKYNASQWINNYPTKIVYIPEDRNNLACIEEKSLYFNFVLTRLKELSNSLKIKWKIAKTFTQKIIQEFNIKTPNGINSTPSNLSGGNLQKFILGRELSKEPTVIIAEHPTQGLDINSTQEIWKQLIQIKKHSSILLISGDIQESLILADKIGIIYKGQIVKTFSPTSSKDIANLGLYMTGSLKC; encoded by the coding sequence GTGAGCAACTCTATTATTTTAACACTTAAAAACATCAACAAATCCTTTGGTGATTTTAAAGCCCTTAAAAACGTTTCTCTTAATATAAAACAAAAACAAATTCATGCTATCTTAGGAGAAAATGGTGCTGGCAAATCTACCTTAATGTCTATTATTTCTGGTAATATTCTACCTGATTCAGGAGAAATATTAATAAAAAATAAAAAAATTCTTTTCACAAATCCAGCCCATGCCCAAAAATATGGAATAGGCATGGTACATCAAAAATTTATGCTTATAGAAAATTTCACTGTATGGCAGAATATTGCATTAGGAACTCTGGAAAATAATTTTGTATGGAACAAAAAACAAATAATAACTCGGATTAACTCTATTCTATGTCAATTCAATTTAAATATTAATCCAGAAGAACGAATACATAACCTTTCAATGGGGCAAAAACAACAAGTAGAAATATTAAAACTTCTTTATAAAAATAGTAAAATTCTTATATTTGATGAACCAACATCTGTATTAACCCCACAAGAGATTAAACCTTTTTTTAAAATACTGCTATCATTACGCCAAAATGGACACACTATTCTCTTCATCTCTCATAAATTAGAAGAAGTATTAGAAATAGCAGATACTATTACTGTTATGCAAAAAGGTAAAATAGTATCCACAACACCTAAAACAAAAATAAAATCTAAATTAGAACTAGCCTCCCTAATGATAGGGAAAGAGTTTAATATTATTAATAATTTTGACACACATAAAACAAAAAATATAAGTAAAAAGAGTATATTACAATTAAATAATATTCAAGTAAATCAAAATGGACAAGTTTTACTTAAAAATATTAATTTAAAATTAAAACAAGGTGAAATCTTTGTTCTTTTGGGAATATCTGGAAATGGACAAGAAGTTCTAGCCAAAGTGCTTGGCGGATTACAAGAATTTAAAGGAGAAATTATTTTCGATAAAAAATACAATGCCTCACAATGGATAAATAACTATCCTACTAAAATAGTATATATTCCTGAAGATCGCAATAATTTAGCCTGTATAGAAGAGAAAAGTCTATACTTTAACTTTGTTTTAACTAGACTCAAAGAACTTTCAAATTCTCTTAAAATAAAATGGAAAATTGCTAAAACTTTTACACAAAAAATTATTCAAGAATTCAACATAAAGACCCCCAATGGGATAAACTCTACCCCTTCTAATCTTTCAGGAGGAAATCTTCAAAAATTTATACTAGGCAGAGAGTTAAGTAAAGAACCAACCGTAATTATTGCAGAACACCCAACTCAAGGATTAGACATTAATTCTACTCAAGAAATATGGAAACAATTAATACAAATAAAGAAACATTCTAGTATTTTACTTATCTCTGGAGATATTCAAGAATCTCTTATTTTAGCTGATAAAATTGGCATCATCTATAAAGGACAAATAGTAAAAACTTTTTCACCTACCTCCTCAAAAGATATTGCCAATCTAGGTCTTTACATGACAGGAAGTTTAAAATGTTAA
- a CDS encoding BMP family ABC transporter substrate-binding protein has translation MKKILLLIISLLMVISISQPANAKKKIKVAFALLWTIDDMGWTTAAYNGIKYLKEKMGDQVEISYTEKVLAADAERVFRKYARQGYDIIFGTTFEHMDPMLMVAQDFPKVVFEHCAGYKTAPNMGNYFARMYQADYLAGYMAGLMGYKHVGTVATNPIPEPIRGVNAFTLGLIKGLKEGKHSFNPNKVNTVVWLKAWRDPINETTLAETLISRGCTLIRQMADTPDSSLAACKKGVPAIGYGADAAKYGASCALVSTLWNWGPFFVKVVKEVQAGTWKPTPYWAGFEQNMIKLSSFNASVPKSVQKKVLKELEKFKNGEDNVFVGPIYDQSGKLRVKPGEKLTDKELLTMRWLVKGVVGNIPD, from the coding sequence ATGAAAAAGATTCTACTTTTAATCATATCTTTACTAATGGTAATTAGTATTTCTCAGCCAGCAAACGCAAAGAAAAAAATAAAAGTTGCTTTTGCTCTTTTATGGACCATTGATGATATGGGCTGGACTACTGCAGCATATAATGGGATAAAATATCTTAAGGAAAAAATGGGAGACCAAGTAGAGATTAGTTATACTGAGAAAGTTTTAGCTGCTGATGCAGAACGGGTTTTTAGAAAATATGCCCGTCAAGGTTATGATATAATATTTGGCACTACATTTGAACATATGGATCCAATGCTCATGGTAGCTCAAGATTTTCCAAAAGTTGTCTTCGAACACTGTGCAGGTTACAAAACTGCTCCTAACATGGGAAACTATTTTGCAAGAATGTATCAAGCAGACTATTTAGCAGGATATATGGCTGGACTTATGGGATATAAACATGTGGGAACAGTTGCTACAAACCCCATTCCTGAACCAATCAGAGGAGTTAATGCCTTTACCCTTGGTCTTATTAAAGGATTAAAAGAAGGTAAGCATTCTTTTAACCCCAATAAAGTAAATACTGTGGTATGGTTAAAAGCATGGAGAGATCCTATTAATGAAACAACCCTTGCAGAAACCCTTATTTCAAGAGGATGCACTCTTATAAGACAAATGGCAGACACTCCGGATAGTAGTTTGGCAGCTTGTAAAAAAGGAGTTCCTGCTATCGGTTATGGAGCTGATGCAGCTAAATACGGAGCATCTTGTGCCTTGGTGTCTACTCTTTGGAATTGGGGACCTTTTTTTGTAAAAGTAGTTAAAGAAGTTCAGGCTGGAACATGGAAACCTACACCCTATTGGGCTGGTTTTGAGCAAAACATGATTAAATTAAGTTCATTTAATGCCTCTGTGCCTAAATCCGTGCAAAAAAAGGTATTAAAAGAGTTAGAAAAATTTAAAAACGGTGAAGATAATGTCTTTGTAGGACCAATTTATGATCAAAGTGGCAAATTACGAGTAAAACCAGGTGAAAAATTAACAGACAAAGAACTTCTGACCATGCGCTGGCTGGTTAAAGGAGTAGTAGGGAATATCCCTGATTAA
- the glpX gene encoding class II fructose-bisphosphatase — translation MEQPNRNLALDLVRVTEAAALASARWLGKGQRKAGDQAGVDAMRFVFNSLDIKGTVIIGEGEKDKAPMLFNGEQVGKGIGPEVDVAVDPVEGTNLLALGRPNAISVVGIAPKGSMYNPGPSYYMKKLVVPEEAKDVIDLDAPVEDTLKKVARALGKDVDDLVVFVLDKPRHVTLIENIRKAGARIQLHTDGDVAGSLMAVDPISEVDIMMGTGGTPEGVLSACAIKALGGQMLCKLDPQKEKEKQALIEQGYNLNRIFTVDDLITSDDVFFAATGISGGTFLAGVKYTGDGAITHSLVIRGKTGTVRRIQAYHKWDKLMKISGIKYD, via the coding sequence ATGGAACAACCCAATAGAAACCTTGCCTTAGACCTCGTAAGGGTAACAGAAGCTGCTGCCTTAGCTTCAGCTAGATGGTTAGGAAAAGGACAAAGAAAAGCAGGGGATCAGGCAGGTGTGGATGCCATGCGTTTTGTATTTAATAGTTTAGACATAAAAGGCACTGTTATTATAGGAGAAGGAGAAAAAGATAAAGCTCCTATGCTCTTTAATGGAGAACAAGTAGGAAAAGGTATTGGTCCAGAAGTAGATGTGGCAGTTGATCCTGTAGAAGGTACAAACTTACTAGCTTTAGGAAGACCAAATGCCATCTCTGTTGTAGGTATTGCTCCAAAGGGAAGTATGTATAATCCTGGACCAAGTTATTACATGAAAAAATTAGTAGTTCCCGAAGAAGCAAAAGATGTTATTGATTTAGACGCCCCTGTAGAAGATACTCTTAAAAAAGTTGCTCGTGCCTTAGGAAAAGATGTAGATGACTTAGTGGTTTTTGTTTTAGATAAACCGCGTCATGTTACACTTATTGAAAACATTAGAAAAGCAGGAGCAAGAATTCAACTTCATACAGATGGAGATGTGGCAGGCTCTCTTATGGCTGTAGATCCAATCTCTGAAGTGGATATTATGATGGGAACAGGAGGGACTCCTGAAGGTGTTTTATCTGCATGTGCCATCAAAGCCTTAGGAGGTCAAATGCTTTGCAAATTAGATCCCCAAAAAGAAAAAGAAAAACAAGCTCTAATCGAACAAGGATACAATTTAAATCGTATTTTTACAGTAGATGATTTAATTACAAGTGACGATGTTTTTTTTGCTGCCACAGGAATCTCAGGAGGGACCTTTTTGGCAGGAGTAAAATATACAGGAGATGGTGCTATCACCCATTCTCTTGTTATTAGAGGAAAAACAGGTACAGTAAGAAGAATTCAGGCGTATCATAAATGGGACAAATTAATGAAAATAAGTGGAATTAAATATGATTAA